Proteins from a single region of Streptomyces sp. HUAS 15-9:
- a CDS encoding SDR family NAD(P)-dependent oxidoreductase encodes MTSQAYLSELFSLDDRIAVVTGGSSGIGRAIARALARAGASVVVVARKEAELAATVGELAAHGCRAGWVGADLSTRDGVRAAAEEAAGVFGEPDILVNSAGVNLRPPMGELGEEVWNTTMAVNLEAPYLLGQRFGPGMAERGFGRIIHITSQQAHRAFVQSGAYGVSKGALESLARSQAEAWSPYGVTCNTLVPGFVMTPLNARLSSDPERVTALAARTMIGRNGLAEDFAGAAVFLASRASSYVTGQAVFVDGGFSVH; translated from the coding sequence ATGACGTCGCAGGCGTACCTCTCCGAACTGTTCTCGCTGGACGACCGGATCGCCGTGGTGACCGGCGGCAGCTCCGGCATCGGCCGAGCCATCGCGCGAGCCCTCGCGCGTGCGGGCGCGAGCGTCGTGGTCGTGGCCCGCAAGGAGGCGGAACTGGCCGCGACAGTGGGCGAGTTGGCGGCCCACGGATGCCGAGCGGGCTGGGTGGGCGCCGACCTGAGCACGCGAGACGGTGTGCGTGCGGCGGCCGAGGAGGCAGCCGGGGTGTTCGGGGAGCCCGACATCCTCGTCAATTCCGCCGGGGTCAATCTGCGCCCTCCCATGGGAGAACTGGGCGAAGAGGTGTGGAACACCACCATGGCGGTGAACCTGGAGGCGCCGTACCTGCTGGGACAGCGGTTCGGGCCCGGCATGGCCGAGCGTGGCTTCGGACGCATCATCCACATCACCTCCCAGCAGGCCCATCGGGCGTTCGTCCAGAGCGGAGCCTACGGCGTCTCCAAGGGCGCACTCGAGTCGCTCGCCCGCTCGCAGGCCGAGGCGTGGTCGCCGTACGGCGTCACCTGCAACACGCTGGTACCGGGCTTCGTCATGACTCCGCTCAACGCACGGCTGTCGTCCGACCCCGAGAGGGTCACGGCGCTCGCCGCACGCACGATGATCGGGCGCAACGGCCTGGCCGAGGACTTCGCGGGCGCGGCGGTGTTCCTGGCGAGCCGCGCCTCCTCCTACGTCACCGGGCAGGCGGTCTTCGTCGACGGCGGATTCTCCGTTCACTGA
- a CDS encoding FAD-dependent oxidoreductase, translating to MNSGNNNRLDWRRVVAVAMASRHCLGRWFDDPDDLVSLIRDPWVGGRPFLPDGLPLIDRLPGHDNTFAATGHGMLGVTLGPATGLASPSTSARADAPRSSHRSASTG from the coding sequence ATGAACAGCGGCAACAACAACCGTCTCGACTGGCGCCGCGTGGTCGCCGTGGCGATGGCGAGCCGGCACTGTCTGGGCCGCTGGTTCGACGACCCCGACGACCTGGTGAGCCTGATTCGCGATCCGTGGGTCGGCGGTCGGCCCTTCCTCCCGGACGGCCTCCCGCTCATCGACCGTCTCCCGGGCCACGACAACACCTTCGCGGCCACCGGCCACGGGATGCTCGGCGTCACCCTGGGACCCGCCACCGGGCTCGCCTCGCCGAGTACATCCGCACGGGCCGACGCCCCGAGATCCTCACACCGTTCCGCTTCGACCGGCTGA
- a CDS encoding SDR family oxidoreductase encodes MPLFIGGTGGRRPGVGRAVVSAATAALPALIANLTLEPAPTRVNLIAAGFVDTPLSASLLGDELEARRAELRATLPIRRVVGPADVAALGVHIMCNGALTGATYGIDGGQQLLPRRAPLGTHGDGRRSATASATQRHVLCCPP; translated from the coding sequence TTGCCGCTGTTCATCGGCGGCACCGGAGGCCGGCGCCCCGGTGTCGGCAGGGCCGTCGTGTCCGCCGCCACCGCCGCTCTGCCCGCCCTCATCGCCAACCTGACGCTGGAGCCGGCGCCGACCAGGGTCAACCTCATCGCCGCCGGCTTCGTCGACACGCCCCTGTCGGCCTCACTCCTGGGCGATGAACTCGAGGCCCGGCGCGCGGAGTTGCGCGCCACGTTGCCCATCCGTCGGGTCGTCGGGCCGGCGGACGTCGCCGCCCTGGGCGTACACATCATGTGCAACGGCGCGCTCACCGGCGCGACGTACGGCATCGACGGCGGACAGCAGCTGCTCCCTCGGCGAGCTCCCCTCGGCACACATGGCGACGGACGCCGTTCGGCTACGGCTTCTGCCACACAGAGACATGTGCTCTGCTGTCCGCCGTGA
- a CDS encoding class I SAM-dependent DNA methyltransferase yields MEQDVWTEQVARTYDTSSAYMFLPEVLGPTVEFLARRAEGGPALEFAIGTGRVALPLRERGVSVTGIELSEPMVRELRRKPGGDGIPVTPGDMADVRVPGEFSLVYLVYNTIGNLLTQDEQVACFRNAARHLRPGGRFVIEVGVPDLQRLPPGETARPFHVGEHHVGFDTYDLVNQRLVSHHYRISDGRAEIFHSHHRFVWPSELDLMARLAGLELTERFADWTAAPFTADSRAHVSVWQKP; encoded by the coding sequence ATGGAACAGGACGTGTGGACCGAGCAAGTGGCCCGGACGTACGACACTTCGTCGGCGTACATGTTCTTGCCGGAGGTGCTGGGGCCGACGGTCGAATTCCTCGCCCGGCGTGCCGAGGGCGGTCCGGCGCTGGAGTTCGCGATCGGGACGGGCCGGGTCGCGCTGCCGCTGCGGGAGCGGGGCGTGTCCGTCACCGGGATCGAGCTGTCCGAGCCCATGGTGCGGGAGTTGCGCCGCAAGCCCGGCGGGGACGGCATCCCGGTGACGCCGGGGGACATGGCCGACGTGCGGGTGCCGGGCGAGTTCAGCCTCGTCTACCTCGTCTACAACACCATCGGGAATCTGCTCACGCAGGACGAACAGGTCGCCTGCTTCCGCAACGCCGCTCGCCATCTGCGCCCCGGTGGCCGCTTCGTGATCGAGGTGGGTGTGCCGGATCTGCAGCGGCTGCCGCCGGGGGAGACCGCCCGGCCGTTCCACGTCGGTGAGCACCATGTCGGCTTCGACACCTACGACTTGGTGAACCAGCGCCTGGTCTCCCACCACTATCGGATCAGCGACGGCCGGGCCGAGATCTTTCACTCCCACCACCGGTTCGTCTGGCCCTCCGAGCTGGACCTGATGGCCCGGCTCGCGGGACTCGAACTGACCGAGCGGTTCGCGGACTGGACGGCGGCGCCGTTCACGGCGGACAGCAGAGCACATGTCTCTGTGTGGCAGAAGCCGTAG
- a CDS encoding DoxX family protein: protein MHVKHILRRPSSPTEDEDVTAAATSSAADWGLLLIRMTIGLLMAAHGAQKLFGIFGGHGLTAVGQAFAGLGYRPGKFFALMAGLSELLGGLGLALGLLTPLASAALIGVMINAMVTVTGAHGLWETDGGVEYNVCITVVALAVAAIGPGRLAVDRFLPWGTGGWGEAAFALGLGGVAAAITLSL, encoded by the coding sequence ATGCATGTGAAGCACATCTTGCGTCGTCCTTCGAGCCCCACGGAGGACGAAGACGTGACCGCCGCAGCGACGTCGTCCGCTGCCGACTGGGGCCTTTTGCTCATCAGAATGACTATTGGACTGCTGATGGCCGCGCACGGCGCGCAGAAACTGTTCGGGATCTTCGGAGGACATGGTCTTACGGCCGTCGGTCAGGCGTTCGCCGGCCTCGGCTACCGCCCGGGAAAGTTCTTCGCCCTGATGGCCGGCCTGTCCGAACTCCTCGGTGGCCTCGGCCTGGCGCTCGGACTGCTCACTCCACTGGCGTCCGCGGCGCTGATAGGCGTGATGATCAACGCCATGGTGACCGTCACCGGCGCCCACGGTCTGTGGGAGACGGACGGCGGCGTGGAGTACAACGTCTGCATCACCGTGGTCGCCCTGGCCGTCGCGGCCATCGGACCGGGCCGGCTCGCCGTCGACCGGTTCCTGCCGTGGGGCACGGGCGGTTGGGGCGAGGCCGCGTTCGCCCTCGGCCTGGGAGGTGTTGCCGCTGCCATCACGTTGAGCCTGTGA
- a CDS encoding tetratricopeptide repeat protein, giving the protein MADEVRIRLLGGFAVAVGGRPVAAGAWRLRKARSLLKLLCLSPGHRMHRERLYDLLWPDLDGTAASNNLHQVLYAVRRALASAGAPGDVVVLRDDMVVLAPDGGVRIDLDECDEAARRASSGGAAADYRAALALAEPGLLPEDRYEPWAGEAAEALEARRTALRLGLGEALERDHRTAEAIDVLRALVAEEPLHEPGHRALMRVLADAGRRREALADYECLRDALQHDTGADPDPQTRGLFRGLLADSVEAREHRPPEPPRLHLPAPATALIGREREMAEVEQLLGRSRLLTLTGAGGCGKTRLALAVAARRGAGFRDGAWFVDLAGLTETHLVPEAVAAALGLQLPPSGVGRDALLAQLGGREMLLVLDNCEHLIDACATLASEIMAHCPGVFVLATSREPLRSYGERTFRVPSLGLPDPHQVPPVEELGRFASVRLFVERAADAVPGFRLTPQNAEAVAQICFRLDGMPLALELAAARVHVLAPRQIAERLDDALALLGRGSRRGATRQETLLATLEWSHRLLDDEEQCLFRRLAVFAGGFSLAAAEEVCADGAHDMPVLDLLGRLADKSLVWVEPRQDEVRYRLLETIRQYATGRLRAAGELMATEARHRRFYLALAEAQDREPPTGVTGATALELEADYDNLRAALRSFLRHEPDSALRMAVALRMFWPERGRLAEGRRWLEDTLAAAPEPTPQRARALMGRAVLAIRLGDASCLEDIAEQIVEIQQRWPDPAALARAHCQQAILLWMCGAWDGARIALDRAGTLAREAGAPSVLAVAAHLEGVWAVCRGAGTVAREACGEGLRLLDDVEARAGRFFPVMTPGYAVTDDAAGQVTVLFEETVLAGRVVGPSRARGYLLANLAWANRLEGDTGASIAAAERSADCFRTLADPHGESLALNALGNIHRSRGDYDAARKFLDAALAIRRRLGDRREEGITLGCLGLLQLADGDTEGARATIAHVLAGFEETDDIPGTTNSLLHLAHVARSAGDTTRARTLLTRAQDLEHVAGSTSASAWVHLMLAQLLRQTGDHDAAETAAVRAADLFTRLGDTRGPAIQRRTLSPAPTGQSGC; this is encoded by the coding sequence ATGGCCGATGAGGTACGCATCCGGCTCCTCGGCGGCTTCGCTGTGGCGGTCGGGGGCCGCCCGGTCGCCGCCGGGGCGTGGCGGCTGCGCAAGGCCCGGAGCCTGCTGAAGCTGCTGTGTCTGTCACCGGGCCACCGGATGCACCGGGAGCGGCTCTACGACCTGCTGTGGCCGGATCTCGACGGGACGGCCGCGTCGAACAATCTGCACCAGGTGCTGTACGCCGTGCGGCGCGCGCTGGCCTCCGCGGGGGCGCCGGGCGATGTCGTCGTGCTCCGCGACGACATGGTGGTCCTGGCCCCCGACGGCGGTGTACGGATCGACCTCGACGAATGCGACGAGGCGGCCCGGCGGGCCTCGTCCGGCGGCGCCGCCGCGGACTATCGTGCCGCGCTCGCCCTGGCCGAGCCCGGGCTGCTGCCCGAGGACCGTTACGAGCCCTGGGCGGGCGAGGCGGCCGAGGCACTGGAGGCCCGGCGGACCGCCCTCAGGCTGGGACTGGGCGAGGCGCTCGAGCGCGATCACCGCACGGCCGAGGCGATCGACGTACTGCGGGCCCTGGTCGCCGAGGAGCCTCTGCACGAGCCCGGCCACCGGGCACTGATGCGGGTCCTGGCCGATGCCGGGCGCCGCCGGGAGGCACTGGCCGACTACGAGTGTCTGCGGGACGCGCTCCAGCATGACACGGGCGCCGATCCCGACCCGCAGACGCGCGGCCTTTTCCGTGGGCTGCTGGCCGACTCCGTCGAGGCCCGGGAACACCGGCCGCCGGAGCCTCCACGGCTCCATCTGCCGGCTCCGGCGACCGCCCTCATCGGCCGGGAGCGCGAGATGGCCGAGGTGGAGCAGTTGCTCGGACGGAGCCGGCTGCTCACCCTCACGGGGGCCGGGGGCTGCGGCAAGACCCGGCTCGCCCTCGCTGTGGCGGCCCGCCGGGGCGCCGGCTTCCGGGACGGTGCCTGGTTCGTGGACCTCGCCGGGCTGACGGAGACGCATCTCGTCCCCGAGGCGGTCGCCGCGGCCCTGGGCCTGCAACTTCCGCCGTCCGGCGTGGGCCGCGACGCGCTGCTCGCACAGCTGGGCGGCCGGGAGATGCTGCTGGTGCTGGACAACTGCGAGCACCTGATCGACGCATGCGCGACGCTGGCCTCGGAGATCATGGCCCACTGTCCGGGCGTCTTCGTACTCGCGACCAGTCGTGAGCCGCTGCGCAGCTACGGGGAACGTACCTTCAGGGTGCCCTCGCTGGGGCTGCCGGATCCGCACCAGGTGCCGCCCGTGGAGGAACTGGGCCGTTTCGCGTCGGTACGGCTGTTCGTGGAGCGGGCTGCCGACGCGGTCCCCGGATTCCGGCTGACCCCGCAGAACGCGGAGGCCGTCGCGCAGATCTGTTTCCGGCTCGACGGGATGCCCCTGGCCCTGGAGCTCGCGGCGGCTCGGGTGCATGTGCTGGCCCCACGCCAGATCGCGGAACGGCTCGACGACGCCCTGGCCCTGCTCGGCCGGGGCAGCAGGCGCGGCGCGACCCGGCAGGAGACCCTGCTGGCCACCCTGGAGTGGAGCCACCGGCTGCTCGACGACGAGGAACAGTGCCTGTTCCGCCGGCTGGCGGTCTTCGCGGGCGGGTTCTCCCTGGCCGCGGCGGAGGAGGTGTGCGCCGACGGCGCCCACGACATGCCGGTGCTGGACCTCCTCGGCAGGCTGGCCGACAAGTCCCTGGTGTGGGTGGAGCCCCGGCAGGACGAGGTCCGCTACCGGCTGCTGGAGACGATCCGGCAGTACGCCACAGGGCGCCTGCGGGCCGCCGGGGAACTGATGGCGACCGAGGCCCGGCACCGGCGCTTCTACCTGGCACTCGCCGAGGCGCAGGACCGCGAGCCGCCCACCGGAGTCACGGGGGCCACGGCGCTGGAGCTGGAGGCCGACTACGACAATCTCCGCGCCGCCCTGCGCTCCTTCCTGCGCCACGAACCGGACAGCGCGCTGCGCATGGCCGTCGCCCTGCGCATGTTCTGGCCAGAGCGCGGGCGCCTCGCCGAGGGCCGCCGTTGGCTGGAGGACACCCTGGCCGCCGCGCCGGAGCCCACCCCGCAGCGGGCCCGGGCCCTGATGGGGCGGGCCGTGCTGGCGATCCGCCTCGGGGACGCCTCCTGCCTGGAGGACATCGCCGAGCAGATCGTCGAGATCCAGCAGCGGTGGCCGGACCCGGCGGCGCTCGCACGCGCTCACTGCCAGCAGGCGATCCTGCTCTGGATGTGCGGCGCGTGGGACGGCGCCCGCATTGCCCTCGACCGGGCCGGCACGCTCGCCCGCGAGGCGGGCGCCCCCTCCGTCCTCGCCGTCGCCGCGCATCTGGAGGGCGTCTGGGCCGTCTGCCGTGGTGCGGGCACGGTGGCCCGCGAGGCCTGCGGGGAGGGTCTGCGGCTGCTGGACGACGTCGAAGCGAGGGCCGGTCGGTTCTTCCCGGTCATGACCCCCGGATACGCGGTCACGGACGACGCGGCGGGACAGGTCACGGTGCTCTTCGAGGAAACGGTCCTGGCCGGCCGCGTGGTCGGCCCGTCCCGGGCCCGCGGCTACCTCCTGGCGAATCTCGCCTGGGCGAACCGGCTGGAGGGCGACACCGGCGCGTCCATCGCTGCCGCCGAGCGCAGTGCCGACTGCTTCCGTACGCTCGCCGACCCGCACGGGGAATCCCTGGCCCTCAACGCTCTGGGCAACATCCACCGAAGCCGGGGCGATTACGACGCGGCAAGGAAGTTCCTCGACGCGGCACTCGCGATCAGACGCCGGCTCGGCGACCGCCGGGAGGAAGGCATCACCCTCGGCTGCCTCGGGCTGCTCCAGCTCGCCGACGGGGACACCGAAGGCGCGCGGGCGACCATCGCGCATGTCCTCGCGGGCTTCGAGGAGACCGACGACATCCCCGGCACCACCAACAGCCTGCTCCATCTCGCGCACGTGGCCCGGAGCGCCGGTGACACGACACGGGCCCGCACCCTGCTGACCCGCGCCCAGGACCTGGAACACGTCGCCGGTTCGACCTCCGCCAGCGCCTGGGTCCACCTCATGCTGGCGCAACTCCTTCGGCAGACGGGCGACCACGACGCCGCCGAGACGGCCGCCGTCCGGGCCGCCGACCTGTTCACACGCCTCGGCGACACCCGAGGCCCGGCCATCCAGCGGCGCACGCTGTCACCGGCGCCCACCGGGCAAAGCGGCTGCTGA